In Thiohalobacter sp., the following are encoded in one genomic region:
- a CDS encoding ROK family protein: MRFGIDLGGTKIELAAIEDSGAIRWRRRVPTPRGDYEATLRAMAALVAEAEAELGARASVGVATPGSLSPRTGRLRNSNSVCLNGRPLGEDLAALLDRPVRLANDANCLALSEARDGAAAGAGTVFAAILGTGTGAGIAVDGTILSGANGIAGEWGHNPLPWPGPGETPGPSCWCGLQGCIETFLSGPGWLAREQAAGLDYASPEAMVAAAARGDANGEAALDRYADRLARALAQVINLLDPDVIVLGGGLGRITALYERVPARWARWIFSDRVITRLVPPRHGDSSGVRGAAWLWAPGEWPG; this comes from the coding sequence ATGCGCTTCGGCATCGACCTGGGCGGGACCAAGATCGAACTGGCAGCCATCGAGGATTCGGGGGCCATCCGCTGGCGGCGGCGCGTGCCCACGCCCCGGGGCGACTACGAGGCCACCCTGCGGGCGATGGCGGCGCTGGTGGCCGAGGCCGAGGCGGAACTGGGTGCGCGTGCCAGCGTGGGCGTGGCCACGCCGGGTTCGCTGTCACCGCGAACCGGCCGCCTGCGCAACAGCAATTCGGTGTGCCTGAACGGCCGTCCGCTGGGCGAGGATCTGGCGGCGCTGCTGGATCGTCCGGTGCGGCTGGCCAACGATGCCAACTGTCTGGCGCTGTCGGAGGCCCGAGACGGGGCCGCGGCCGGCGCTGGCACGGTGTTCGCCGCCATCCTCGGCACGGGCACCGGCGCCGGCATTGCCGTCGATGGCACCATCCTGAGCGGCGCCAACGGCATCGCCGGCGAGTGGGGGCACAATCCGCTGCCCTGGCCCGGGCCCGGGGAGACACCCGGGCCGAGCTGCTGGTGCGGGCTGCAGGGCTGCATCGAGACCTTTCTGTCCGGTCCCGGCTGGCTGGCGCGCGAGCAGGCGGCGGGGCTGGATTACGCCAGCCCGGAGGCCATGGTTGCGGCCGCGGCGCGGGGTGACGCGAACGGGGAGGCCGCGCTGGACCGCTATGCCGACCGGTTGGCCCGTGCGTTGGCCCAGGTCATCAACCTGCTGGATCCGGACGTGATCGTGCTCGGCGGCGGCCTGGGTCGCATCACCGCTCTGTACGAAAGAGTGCCCGCGCGCTGGGCACGCTGGATCTTTTCCGATCGCGTCATTACCCGGCTGGTGCCGCCCCGGCACGGGGACTCCAGCGGGGTGCGCGGGGCGGCCTGGCTGTGGGCCCCCGGCGAGTGGCCGGGCTGA
- a CDS encoding sulfurtransferase: MTHSTIVSTATLAEHLEDPDWRIIDCRFDLLHPEAGEEAWQQGHIPGALHAHLERDLSGPVTSTSGRHPLPDSETLARTFGLWGIGPDTQVVCYDAQGGATAARLWWLLRWLGHPAVAVLDGGLEKWTDEHRPLSTERPPDPAPVVFHPRPDEALTVDARQLCDSLDDDGVCLLDVRDEERFLGEREPIDPVAGHIPGARNLPWRKNLDASDCLLPPEVLRKMYGRILGSDDASRCIVMCGSGVTACQTLLALEHAGLGGARLYPGSWSEWISDPARPVEIGAGD, encoded by the coding sequence ATGACCCACTCAACCATCGTTTCCACCGCCACCCTCGCCGAACACCTCGAGGACCCGGACTGGCGCATCATCGACTGTCGCTTCGACCTGCTGCATCCCGAGGCCGGCGAGGAGGCCTGGCAGCAGGGCCACATCCCCGGCGCCCTGCACGCCCATCTGGAACGCGACCTGTCCGGTCCGGTCACGTCGACCAGCGGCCGTCACCCCCTGCCCGATTCCGAAACCCTGGCGCGTACCTTCGGCCTTTGGGGCATAGGTCCCGATACCCAGGTGGTCTGCTACGACGCCCAGGGCGGGGCCACCGCGGCCCGGCTGTGGTGGCTGCTGCGCTGGCTCGGTCACCCGGCAGTGGCGGTACTGGACGGCGGGCTGGAAAAGTGGACCGACGAACACCGGCCGCTGTCGACCGAGCGGCCGCCCGATCCGGCGCCCGTGGTCTTTCACCCACGGCCCGATGAGGCACTGACGGTGGATGCCCGACAACTGTGCGACAGCCTCGACGACGACGGCGTCTGCCTGCTGGACGTGCGCGACGAGGAACGCTTCCTCGGCGAGCGCGAGCCCATCGACCCCGTGGCCGGCCACATACCCGGCGCCCGCAACCTGCCCTGGCGCAAGAATCTCGATGCGTCGGACTGCCTGCTGCCGCCCGAGGTCCTGCGCAAGATGTACGGCCGCATCCTCGGCAGCGACGACGCCTCGCGCTGCATCGTCATGTGCGGTTCGGGCGTCACCGCCTGCCAGACCCTGCTGGCGCTGGAACACGCCGGGCTGGGCGGTGCCCGCCTCTATCCCGGTTCCTGGAGCGAGTGGATCAGTGACCCTGCCCGGCCGGTGGAAATCGGCGCCGGCGACTGA
- the metX gene encoding homoserine O-acetyltransferase MetX produces MTPRASRFVDLPDPFAMRRGGVLRGARLAYETWGELAPARDNVVVLFTGLSPSAHAASSEADPTPGWWEFMIGPGRPIDTDRYHVICFNSLGSCFGSTGPASIDPATGRRYGMRFPELTIEDIAAAAHAALAALGLPRVDTVIGASLGGMTALAFAVQFPEALDRLVTISSAAHALPTALAIRSLQREVIRNDPAWMNGDYETEPVEGMRVARKIGLLSYRSAVEWNQRFGRERVPGAEERPPFGIEFQVESYLEVNARKFIGTFDANCYLYLSRAMDWFDLAEHGGTLNAAMARLATRDNLVVGVETDFLFPLAQQEEIADAMREAGLRVEFAALPSLQGHDAFLCDQARFSDAIGRFLKREARASGRVNRLVGL; encoded by the coding sequence ATGACACCCAGGGCCAGCCGTTTCGTCGATCTGCCCGATCCCTTCGCGATGCGCCGGGGTGGCGTGCTGCGGGGCGCGCGGCTGGCCTACGAGACCTGGGGCGAGCTGGCCCCGGCGCGCGACAACGTGGTGGTGCTGTTCACCGGCCTGTCGCCCTCGGCGCACGCGGCCTCCAGCGAGGCGGATCCGACGCCCGGCTGGTGGGAATTCATGATCGGCCCGGGGCGCCCGATCGACACCGACCGCTATCACGTCATCTGTTTCAATTCCCTGGGCAGCTGCTTCGGCTCCACCGGCCCGGCCTCCATCGATCCCGCCACCGGCCGCCGCTACGGCATGCGCTTTCCGGAACTCACCATCGAGGACATCGCCGCCGCCGCGCATGCCGCGCTGGCGGCGCTCGGCCTGCCCCGGGTCGACACCGTGATCGGCGCCTCGCTGGGCGGGATGACGGCGCTGGCCTTCGCGGTCCAGTTTCCCGAGGCCCTGGACCGGCTGGTGACCATCTCCTCGGCCGCCCACGCCCTGCCCACGGCGCTGGCCATCCGCTCGCTGCAGCGCGAGGTGATCCGCAACGATCCTGCCTGGATGAACGGCGATTACGAGACCGAACCGGTCGAGGGCATGCGCGTGGCGCGCAAGATCGGGCTGCTGTCCTACCGCTCGGCCGTCGAGTGGAACCAGCGCTTCGGTCGCGAGCGGGTGCCGGGCGCGGAGGAACGGCCACCGTTCGGCATCGAGTTCCAGGTCGAGTCCTACCTGGAGGTCAATGCGCGAAAATTCATCGGCACCTTTGATGCAAACTGCTATCTCTATCTTTCTCGCGCCATGGACTGGTTCGATCTGGCCGAGCATGGCGGTACGCTCAACGCCGCCATGGCGCGCCTGGCCACGCGCGACAACCTGGTGGTGGGTGTGGAAACCGATTTCCTGTTTCCGCTCGCCCAGCAGGAGGAGATTGCCGACGCCATGCGCGAGGCCGGCCTGCGGGTCGAATTCGCCGCGCTGCCCTCGCTGCAGGGCCATGACGCCTTCCTCTGCGACCAGGCCCGCTTCAGCGACGCGATCGGCCGCTTTCTCAAGCGCGAGGCGCGCGCCAGTGGCCGCGTGAACCGCCTGGTCGGCCTGTGA